From a region of the Lactuca sativa cultivar Salinas chromosome 4, Lsat_Salinas_v11, whole genome shotgun sequence genome:
- the LOC111876061 gene encoding ent-kaurenoic acid oxidase 1 produces MTVDVWLTAVIGMLPLVGCLLWWWNDIWYGLLVTTLRPSKGSKLPPGHMGLPFLGETLTFLWYFRFLRRPDDYINSKRQKYGDGIGMYKTYLFGRPSVITFLPETNKYVLRTTESFILKWANPDLVGKMSLVAVHGKAHLRIRSFVIRSINQPDALRRIAIAVQPRMISALQSWVKRDKITSYDEIKKVSFENICKYFASFEPGPTLDQLKEHLAGMLTGFRAYPLNIPGFTFHRALQSRRKAQAIFREELDKRRRKNDGRNDAMNDLLDGLMNLKDEEGNNLSDTEVLDNITGILLAGYESTVIVTMWAIYYLAKCPEVLERLRDENMVLKKCKNEQLVTSDEILKLEYTMKVVDESIRLANVSTFIFRTTTQDIEYKGYTIPKGWNMVVWLRNVHVDPKNYNDPLCFNPDRWDGSILPENFQAFGGGPRICAGNMLARLQIGLFLHHMSTGYKWELVNPEAKVNYLPIPKPEDGLEITIAKL; encoded by the exons ATGACAGTCGATGTATGGTTGACGGCGGTGATAGGAATGTTGCCTCTAGTAGGGTGTTTATTGTGGTGGTGGAACGACATATGGTATGGATTACTTGTGACAACCCTCCGGCCATCCAAAGGAAGCAAGCTGCCTCCAGGACACATGGGTCTTCCGTTCTTAGGTGAAACGCTCACATTTTTATGGTACTTCAGATTCCTACGTCGCCCCGATGACTACATCAATTCAAAGCGTCAAAA ATATGGCGATGGGATAGGGATGTATAAGACATACCTATTTGGTAGACCATCAGTGATTACATTTTTACCAGAGACCAATAAATATGTACTTCGAACTACCGAAAGCTTCATCTTGAAATGGGCAAATCCCGATCTTGTAGGAAAGATGTCACTGGTTGCTGTTCATGGAAAAGCGCATCTTAGGATTAGAAGTTTTGTTATTCGTAGCATTAACCAACCAGATGCTCTTCGTCGAATCGCCATTGCTGTGCAACCACGCATGATCTCGGCCCTCCAATCGTGGGTCAAACGTGATAAAATTACTTCCTATGATGAAATAAAGAAGGTTAGTTTTGAGAATATTTGCAAGTATTTTGCTAGTTTCGAACCTGGCCCTACGCTCGACCAGCTTAAAGAACACCTTGCCGGGATGCTTACTGGATTCAGAGCTTACCCGTTGAATATACCAGGATTCACATTTCATCGTGCGCTTCAG AGTCGTAGAAAAGCCCAAGCGATTTTCAGGGAAGAGCTGGATAAAAGGAGAAGGAAGAACGATGGAAGAAATGATGCTATGAATGATCTACTGGATGGTTTAATGAATCTAAAGGATGAAGAAGGGAATAATTTGAGTGACACTGAGGTTCTTGATAATATTACTGGCATTCTTCTTGCTGGCTATGAATCAACTGTCATCGTCACAATGTGGGCTATTTATTATCTTGCAAAATGCCCAGAGGTTTTAGAAAGGCTTCGG GACGAAAACATGGTTCTCAAAAAGTGTAAGAATGAACAGCTTGTGACCAGTGATGAGATTTTGAAGTTAGAATACACCATGAAG GTTGTGGATGAAAGCATCAGATTGGCTAATGTCTCTACTTTTATATTTCGTACAACAACACAAGATATCGAATATAAAG GATACACCATACCAAAAGGATGGAATATGgttgtatggcttaggaatgtcCACGTAGACCCTAAAAACTACAACGATCCATTGTGTTTCAACCCTGATAGATGGGAT GGATCAATTCTGCCAGAAAACTTCCAAGCCTTTGGCGGCGGCCCAAGAATCTGTGCAGGAAATATGCTTGCTCGTTTACAAATTGGCTTGTTTCTTCATCATATGTCCACCGGATACAA ATGGGAACTAGTGAATCCAGAAGCGAAAGTTAACTATCTCCCAATTCCAAAACCAGAAGATGGTCTTGAAATTACCATTGCAAAACTATAA